A window of Bacteroidota bacterium contains these coding sequences:
- a CDS encoding aminotransferase class V-fold PLP-dependent enzyme has translation MNDVNDVTEKNRTIINQKNDPYATLEQSVYAALETYSNVHRGSGHYSAATTYLYEQSRKIVMEYMGLNEDKCVVIFCTPARASALIKMITPESYLIIKSCDIGLSLGINAVAVRKSALPKGVPFQTGGGTTKLVSKKWVMWADTPDRFEAGTPAIINIIAFAKALQLVQMHGTDIFFNKAGKQLTALEILHRDELERYSGVELLKELNMTMIGRNTEVPTVEGNRPFINFDNSASTSSFKPVWNTVRQTWRQPVGVQQEIISEVRSICAGMLGAPEESYDILFTSNTTEAINIASEALHRKNEEAIRPVILNTLVEHSSNELPWRMLPGHTLIRMPTDLNGFMDMNELEGILNAYNQTGEHGNQRIEIVAVSGASNVLGVCNDLKEISRIVHKYGARLLVDAAQLVAHRQITMEISGIDILVFSAHKVYAPFGCGVLISRKGQLRFSTDEYELIRSSGEDNAAGIAAMGKSLLLLQRVGMDVIKQEEQLLTAKALRGLSEIKGMTIYGVQNQESPAFTDKLGVIAFALKGRRPDFIAREIAWRGGIGLRTGCHCAHILIKRILNISSFLEQVQRLIQILFPKFRFLGVMRISLGAGNSEEDIDRLMKVLCDIAGAPTAAADGAPHSVTNKKKYTQATIRFELNRFAEGRRDLVFS, from the coding sequence ATGAACGATGTTAATGATGTGACAGAAAAAAACAGAACAATCATTAATCAAAAAAATGATCCGTATGCGACTTTGGAACAAAGCGTATATGCTGCGTTAGAGACCTATTCCAATGTTCACAGGGGCAGCGGTCATTACTCTGCAGCAACCACCTACCTGTACGAGCAATCACGAAAAATTGTGATGGAATACATGGGTTTGAATGAGGATAAATGTGTTGTTATTTTTTGTACCCCGGCGAGAGCATCCGCCCTCATAAAAATGATTACCCCGGAGAGTTATCTCATCATTAAAAGCTGCGATATCGGACTGTCTCTTGGAATAAACGCAGTGGCTGTTAGAAAGAGCGCCCTTCCAAAAGGAGTTCCGTTCCAAACCGGCGGAGGTACCACCAAACTTGTTTCAAAAAAGTGGGTAATGTGGGCAGATACTCCTGACAGATTTGAAGCCGGCACGCCGGCAATTATTAATATAATTGCTTTTGCCAAAGCACTGCAATTAGTGCAAATGCACGGAACAGATATTTTTTTTAACAAGGCAGGCAAGCAACTGACCGCACTCGAAATACTGCATCGTGATGAACTGGAGCGCTACTCCGGCGTTGAGCTTCTGAAAGAACTCAACATGACTATGATTGGTCGTAACACTGAAGTGCCGACTGTAGAGGGCAACCGCCCGTTCATCAACTTCGACAACAGTGCAAGCACGTCATCATTTAAACCAGTATGGAACACGGTTCGTCAAACATGGCGCCAGCCTGTCGGAGTGCAGCAGGAGATAATCAGCGAGGTAAGGTCAATATGCGCCGGAATGCTCGGTGCACCAGAAGAAAGCTATGACATTCTCTTCACTTCAAATACCACCGAAGCGATCAATATTGCTTCAGAAGCGTTGCACCGTAAAAATGAAGAGGCTATTCGACCGGTAATACTTAATACACTTGTAGAACACTCTTCAAACGAACTGCCCTGGCGCATGCTGCCGGGGCACACGCTTATCCGCATGCCGACAGATTTGAATGGTTTCATGGATATGAATGAACTGGAAGGTATTCTGAACGCATATAATCAAACCGGTGAACACGGAAACCAGCGGATAGAAATTGTTGCGGTAAGCGGGGCGTCCAATGTGCTTGGTGTGTGCAACGACCTGAAAGAGATTAGCCGCATCGTGCATAAATATGGCGCGCGCCTGCTGGTTGATGCAGCACAACTTGTTGCCCACCGGCAAATCACCATGGAAATCAGCGGTATTGATATTCTGGTTTTTTCTGCACATAAGGTTTATGCTCCCTTTGGTTGTGGTGTTCTTATAAGCCGAAAGGGACAACTTCGGTTCAGCACCGATGAGTATGAACTTATCCGTTCTTCGGGTGAAGATAATGCCGCAGGAATTGCGGCAATGGGTAAATCGCTCCTGCTTTTACAACGGGTAGGTATGGATGTTATAAAACAGGAAGAACAGTTGCTGACGGCGAAAGCACTGCGTGGTCTGTCTGAGATCAAAGGAATGACAATTTATGGCGTTCAGAATCAGGAGTCTCCTGCATTTACTGACAAACTGGGGGTGATTGCTTTTGCCCTCAAAGGGAGAAGACCTGATTTTATAGCGCGTGAAATTGCGTGGCGTGGCGGAATTGGTTTACGCACCGGCTGTCATTGTGCTCATATCCTGATAAAACGAATACTCAACATCAGTTCTTTTCTTGAACAGGTCCAGCGGCTGATACAGATACTTTTTCCTAAATTTCGTTTTCTGGGCGTTATGCGAAT